TCGAAATCGTCAGATCCAGTTTGTTGGTCGACGACCGTTATCAGCCACCCTTCATGCCCGGCTTGTTTGCTGGGCACATGGACCGGTTCATTGAAGCAATGGGCCGGTGGCAAGGCGAGCGCTTGCAGAGGCCCACCGTTGAAATCCAGGCGAATAAGCCTGTTGAACATGGCCCCCACCGGCCCGCCCAAAACGGGGGGGCACGCATGTCGGGATCCATTGTCAGCATCCAGCCATAGTCGAGTGGCCGTCCCTGCTTATGCGCCGGAATGATGGGAAAGTCCCCGGAAGGGCCGATGCGCGCAGCGGTGATAGTGTCGCTGCCATCCGTCAGATTAATGGTCCAGCGTTCCAGCCGACCATCGGCTTCCCAAGCTGGAATATTAAGGCCCGACGCGCGCTGAACGAAGGGGAAGGCGTTGACGTTCGACAGGCACTGATCGAAATGAATAAGCCCCTCTGCATCCTCATGGGCGTTCATCATATGATAGCAGAAGACGCCTTTTGGCCCCTTGAACCAGCGGAGTTCGGCGGTATCGCCATAGCGCGGCATCACACCAACCCAGCTGTCGATATCCATATGATGGACCCAATGATCGCCCCCTGCCTTCAGGCGATCCAGATCGGCGGTCGTCGGATATA
This window of the Sphingobium sp. CR2-8 genome carries:
- a CDS encoding carotenoid oxygenase family protein; its protein translation is MRLDFNGGPLQALALPPAHCFNEPVHVPSKQAGHEGWLITVVDQQTGSDDFEHQCWIIDAGNIGAGPVAKVSIPQRLRPQVHGCWVDAAALAKAG